A portion of the Corynebacterium ammoniagenes DSM 20306 genome contains these proteins:
- the hisC gene encoding histidinol-phosphate transaminase, with protein MIRPDLDNLPAYVPGARMDDAVKLSSNESSYAPLPAVAKAMAEAATGVNRYPDMGAVELRTALSKYLGVDFEQTAVGTGSSALCQQLVHATTTADNEVVFPWRSFEAYPIFAQVVGATPVPVELTAEQSLDMDGLAAAITDKTSLVFICNPNNPSGTTISNEEFEAFMAKVPDNVVVGLDEAYFEYNRAESQPVGTDVIAKYDNVVGLRTFSKAYGLAGARVGYAFGPRSIIDAINKVAIPFSVNSIAQAGALAALDAKEELKERIDEAVIARERIAEAFADWGAVSSEANFVWLPAAALPLPPLDVAAKFAEQGVLVRAFPEGVRISTTTVEETDVLLKAFEAIKS; from the coding sequence ATGATTCGTCCAGATCTGGATAACCTTCCGGCCTACGTACCCGGCGCACGCATGGATGACGCCGTCAAGCTGTCATCCAATGAGTCTTCCTACGCCCCCTTGCCAGCAGTAGCCAAGGCTATGGCTGAGGCAGCCACCGGCGTTAACCGGTACCCGGATATGGGTGCGGTAGAACTACGCACAGCGTTATCCAAGTACTTAGGCGTGGACTTTGAGCAAACCGCAGTGGGCACGGGTTCCTCCGCGCTTTGCCAGCAGCTGGTGCACGCAACCACTACGGCCGATAATGAAGTGGTCTTCCCGTGGCGCAGCTTCGAGGCCTACCCCATCTTTGCGCAGGTCGTTGGCGCAACCCCAGTTCCAGTGGAATTAACAGCTGAGCAAAGCTTGGACATGGATGGTTTGGCGGCCGCAATTACGGATAAGACCAGCTTGGTGTTTATCTGTAACCCAAATAATCCTTCGGGCACGACCATTAGTAATGAAGAATTTGAAGCCTTCATGGCGAAGGTCCCGGATAATGTCGTCGTTGGTCTGGATGAAGCCTATTTTGAATACAACCGCGCCGAGAGCCAACCGGTGGGCACGGATGTCATCGCTAAATATGACAACGTTGTTGGGCTGCGTACCTTCTCCAAGGCCTATGGCCTAGCCGGGGCACGCGTGGGTTACGCCTTCGGTCCCCGCTCCATCATCGATGCCATTAATAAAGTCGCCATTCCTTTCTCGGTGAACTCGATTGCGCAGGCCGGCGCTTTAGCAGCCCTAGATGCTAAAGAAGAGCTCAAAGAGCGTATCGATGAAGCTGTGATCGCTCGCGAGCGCATCGCCGAGGCCTTCGCGGACTGGGGTGCGGTTTCCTCGGAAGCCAACTTTGTGTGGCTCCCGGCTGCTGCTCTCCCTTTGCCACCACTGGATGTGGCTGCCAAGTTTGCCGAACAGGGAGTGCTAGTCCGCGCTTTCCCCGAAGGCGTGCGAATTTCCACCACCACGGTTGAGGAAACAGATGTTCTGCTGAAAGCATTTGAAGCTATCAAGTCATAG
- a CDS encoding CPBP family intramembrane glutamic endopeptidase: MNQDTVNYAGFTPRPSRSHLAWAIAIMAAVLLGAAIFGLIFGYVAKSTGGPASDLITLGTVGGAAIAGCAVLYFGFVRRCRWGWKELGFVRPTHSLWHLIWWIPATVAAGGIGAMLIGTAMGLSPNGDSTESAGLSLGIAARVVILLGTVVLVPLIEEIAFRRVLMDWLDTRFPTRAAAVATTVIFTVMHFSPVMMVYVIFLGTSLILARLWFQSLWGSFLVHAANNALVTGIALLAL, from the coding sequence GTGAATCAAGACACCGTAAATTATGCCGGTTTTACTCCGCGCCCATCTCGATCCCACCTCGCGTGGGCTATCGCAATCATGGCAGCGGTCTTACTGGGAGCAGCTATCTTTGGATTGATCTTTGGTTATGTAGCTAAATCCACCGGCGGTCCAGCTTCGGATTTGATCACACTAGGCACAGTTGGCGGTGCAGCTATTGCTGGCTGCGCTGTTCTATATTTCGGTTTTGTCCGTCGTTGCAGGTGGGGCTGGAAAGAGTTGGGTTTTGTTCGTCCTACTCATTCGCTCTGGCATTTAATTTGGTGGATCCCTGCCACGGTTGCAGCCGGCGGTATCGGTGCAATGCTCATTGGCACGGCAATGGGCCTGAGCCCAAACGGCGACAGCACGGAGAGTGCTGGTCTTAGTCTGGGCATCGCTGCGCGCGTGGTAATTCTCCTTGGCACGGTGGTCCTTGTGCCGCTTATCGAAGAAATTGCTTTCCGGCGCGTGTTAATGGATTGGCTTGATACGCGATTTCCTACTCGGGCTGCAGCGGTAGCCACGACGGTTATTTTTACCGTCATGCACTTTTCACCAGTCATGATGGTCTACGTTATATTTCTGGGCACCTCTTTGATTCTTGCACGGCTATGGTTCCAAAGCTTGTGGGGATCTTTTCTTGTTCACGCTGCAAATAATGCGCTCGTCACGGGAATTGCCTTGTTAGCACTGTAA
- a CDS encoding anthranilate synthase component II, with protein sequence MSKHKVVLLDNHDSFVYNLVDALTGYDTVVMRNTVTVTEILDQQPDLIVLSPGPGHPTDAGCMMELIETVLGKIPILGICLGFQALLEHHGGKVAPCGPVHGSTDTMFLTQLGAKHPAFEGLTTDVEPDQPNYVGTHLPIARYHSLGCVNLPDSLQALGFIDDIVMAAETEDGMALGLQFHPESVLTPSGPIILERCIDKLAHSRPSETSALNA encoded by the coding sequence ATGAGCAAGCACAAAGTCGTGCTCTTAGATAATCACGATTCTTTCGTCTACAACTTAGTTGATGCTCTCACCGGCTATGACACCGTAGTTATGCGCAATACCGTAACAGTGACGGAAATCCTAGATCAGCAGCCAGACCTAATTGTGCTCTCCCCGGGCCCGGGTCACCCAACCGATGCCGGTTGCATGATGGAACTCATTGAGACCGTCTTAGGCAAGATTCCTATCTTAGGCATCTGCCTCGGGTTCCAAGCATTGCTAGAACACCACGGTGGGAAAGTGGCCCCCTGCGGTCCAGTGCACGGCTCGACGGACACGATGTTTCTTACCCAGCTCGGTGCCAAGCACCCTGCATTTGAAGGTTTGACCACCGATGTGGAACCGGATCAGCCCAACTATGTGGGCACGCACCTTCCGATTGCACGCTATCACTCTCTCGGCTGCGTGAATCTCCCAGATAGCCTGCAGGCACTTGGCTTTATCGATGACATTGTCATGGCAGCGGAGACTGAAGACGGCATGGCTTTGGGTCTGCAATTCCACCCGGAATCCGTGCTGACCCCGTCGGGCCCCATCATCCTGGAACGATGCATCGACAAGCTAGCGCATTCCCGGCCCTCGGAAACTTCGGCACTGAACGCCTAA
- a CDS encoding ABC transporter permease — MIGAVELGLLYAVMAIGVYLTFRVLDFPDLTVDGSFTTGAAAAGVLITNGVNPFLATGVGFIAGFIAGIITGLLHTKGKIDGLLAGILTMIGLWSINLRIMGGANIPLLSQDSVFTPLDNIMGTWVGVGMLGVGAAVLVALIVWFLSTDLGLALRATGDNQQMITSFGVSTDFTKTLTLALSNGLVGLCGALIAQFQGFADISMGVGLILVGLASVIVGQAVIPQRRLWLVVGSVALGSILYRLIIYVALTVGLNPNDMKLITAVLVIAALLLPKLTGRAPKVAGRKVANA; from the coding sequence ATGATCGGTGCGGTTGAGCTCGGACTCCTCTACGCCGTGATGGCCATAGGCGTTTATCTCACCTTCCGAGTTCTAGATTTTCCTGACCTGACCGTCGACGGCAGCTTTACCACCGGCGCTGCTGCCGCTGGCGTGCTCATTACCAACGGAGTCAACCCGTTCCTTGCCACCGGCGTGGGCTTTATTGCCGGATTCATCGCTGGCATTATCACGGGACTTCTACACACCAAGGGCAAGATTGATGGCTTGCTCGCCGGTATTTTGACCATGATTGGGCTGTGGTCTATCAACCTGCGCATTATGGGCGGCGCGAATATTCCGCTGCTGAGTCAAGACTCCGTGTTTACCCCACTCGATAACATCATGGGCACCTGGGTGGGCGTGGGCATGTTGGGTGTCGGCGCGGCTGTACTCGTAGCGCTTATCGTGTGGTTTCTCTCCACCGACTTAGGCTTGGCCCTGCGTGCAACCGGTGATAATCAGCAGATGATTACCTCCTTCGGTGTCTCCACTGACTTCACCAAGACTTTGACTCTGGCGCTATCCAACGGCTTGGTCGGCCTGTGTGGCGCGCTCATTGCGCAGTTCCAGGGTTTCGCCGATATTTCCATGGGCGTTGGTCTTATCCTGGTGGGCTTGGCTTCTGTCATCGTGGGCCAAGCGGTGATTCCACAGCGTCGTTTGTGGTTGGTCGTCGGCTCTGTTGCCCTCGGCTCTATCCTCTATCGCCTGATCATCTACGTTGCGCTCACAGTCGGCTTGAACCCGAATGACATGAAGTTGATTACCGCCGTGCTTGTTATCGCAGCACTCTTGTTGCCCAAGCTCACGGGCAGGGCCCCGAAGGTGGCTGGAAGGAAGGTAGCCAATGCTTAA
- a CDS encoding ABC transporter ATP-binding protein → MLKIDNISKTFFPGTANERKALIDVSLDLAPGDFVTVIGSNGAGKSTLLNSISGRLIVDSGTISIEGKNVARQPEHKRAKVVGRVFQDPMAGTAPNLTIEENLSLAYLRGKRRGLSLGLNSKRRSFFREQLATLELGLEDRIGSKVGLLSGGQRQALSLLMAGFTNPDVMLLDEHTAALDPQRAELVTTLTERIVAQGNLTTLMVTHNMAQAIQVGNRLIMMHDGMIIYEASEADKKKLTVQDLMSEFAKIKGATSDRALLQ, encoded by the coding sequence ATGCTTAAAATCGACAATATTTCCAAGACCTTCTTCCCCGGCACAGCAAACGAACGCAAGGCGCTTATCGATGTCTCCCTCGACCTTGCTCCCGGCGATTTCGTCACGGTGATCGGATCTAATGGCGCCGGCAAATCCACTTTGCTCAACTCGATCTCAGGCCGGCTGATCGTGGATTCCGGCACTATTTCCATCGAAGGTAAAAATGTCGCCCGACAACCGGAGCATAAACGCGCCAAAGTAGTCGGTCGCGTCTTTCAAGACCCCATGGCCGGAACGGCACCGAACCTGACCATTGAAGAAAACCTATCCTTGGCGTATCTGCGCGGCAAAAGGCGTGGGTTGTCCTTGGGGTTGAATTCCAAGCGTCGTTCCTTCTTCCGGGAACAGCTAGCCACATTGGAGTTGGGTCTCGAAGATCGCATAGGCTCGAAAGTCGGCCTGCTCTCCGGTGGTCAGCGACAAGCGCTGAGCCTGCTGATGGCTGGGTTTACCAACCCCGATGTCATGCTCTTGGATGAGCACACCGCCGCGCTGGACCCACAGCGCGCGGAGCTGGTTACTACTTTGACCGAACGCATTGTTGCCCAGGGCAACCTGACCACCTTGATGGTCACGCACAATATGGCACAAGCTATCCAGGTGGGCAACCGGCTGATTATGATGCACGACGGCATGATCATTTATGAAGCCTCAGAAGCAGATAAAAAGAAGCTAACCGTGCAAGACCTCATGTCGGAGTTCGCCAAAATTAAGGGTGCTACCTCCGACCGTGCTCTGCTGCAGTAG
- the trpD gene encoding anthranilate phosphoribosyltransferase, translated as MAAPINTLMKFLDNHEPTVEEAYEVFYPLTNGEYDDIHIAALLATIRTRGETFADLAGAAKAFINASRPFPITGAGILDSAGTGGDGTNTINISTGASLLVGAGGAKVIKCGNRSVSSKSGSADALEALNIPLDLDVNRAVRQFEESGFTFLYAPAYHPAVAHVMPVRRAIKVPTIFNSLGPILSPARPEFQIMGVANPKMGRTIAEVFKELGRGRAIVMHGAGTDEIAVHGPTQVWELRDGDIHEYTVTPEDFGVSTHQLSDLTGGDGKENAEHLRRIFDNSAPAAHRDAIAANAGAMFYLTGKADSFKEGTDKALGLLADGTVKDWLQRHEEANYAK; from the coding sequence ATGGCAGCACCCATTAACACTTTGATGAAGTTCCTGGACAATCACGAACCCACGGTGGAAGAGGCCTACGAGGTCTTTTACCCACTGACCAACGGTGAGTATGACGATATCCATATCGCCGCTTTGCTGGCGACCATCCGCACGCGCGGGGAAACCTTCGCCGATCTCGCTGGCGCAGCCAAGGCCTTTATCAATGCTTCGCGTCCTTTTCCCATTACTGGCGCAGGCATCCTAGACTCCGCCGGCACCGGTGGTGACGGCACCAACACCATCAATATCTCCACCGGCGCCTCTCTTCTGGTCGGCGCTGGGGGAGCGAAGGTTATCAAATGTGGCAACCGTTCGGTCTCTTCTAAATCCGGTTCCGCGGACGCGCTCGAAGCACTTAATATCCCCTTGGACTTGGACGTCAACCGCGCGGTGCGTCAGTTCGAGGAATCTGGGTTTACCTTCCTGTACGCACCCGCCTACCACCCAGCCGTCGCGCACGTGATGCCAGTGCGCCGTGCCATCAAGGTGCCGACCATCTTCAACTCGCTGGGTCCTATCTTGTCGCCTGCGCGCCCAGAATTTCAGATTATGGGCGTCGCAAACCCGAAGATGGGCCGCACCATCGCGGAGGTCTTCAAGGAGCTGGGTCGCGGTCGCGCCATCGTCATGCATGGCGCCGGCACCGATGAAATCGCCGTCCACGGACCTACCCAGGTGTGGGAATTGCGCGATGGTGATATCCACGAATACACCGTCACCCCAGAAGACTTCGGTGTTTCCACCCACCAGCTCTCTGACCTCACGGGTGGCGACGGCAAAGAAAACGCCGAGCACCTGCGCCGCATCTTTGACAATTCTGCACCCGCGGCACACCGCGATGCCATCGCGGCCAATGCCGGCGCAATGTTCTACCTGACTGGTAAAGCAGATAGCTTTAAAGAAGGCACGGATAAGGCTTTGGGCTTGCTTGCCGATGGCACCGTGAAAGATTGGTTACAGCGCCACGAGGAGGCCAATTATGCCAAATAA
- a CDS encoding anthranilate synthase component 1 codes for MTGFHTASRQLPYITDAAALFDALATKHDSMLLESADIESKKNVQCLAVVDAALKVTCHGQRVVTTVLSDTGEAMLRRLEEQLAEFVVAPGEFEFSPSTDSDERRRLKAISNAEVLRKLQLDAGYSHEMLPFLGGGFAYDYLDTFEVLPKVSEGENDYPDYEFVVAQTLLHVDHLNHEIVLHGVDVDESELHARLDAHLAKAQALANTSTKAASETSTDAKSVTVTADILDKDFRKHVVELQNNIYEGDIYQVVPARSFSMECPDAFAAYRKLRETNPSPYMFYIRGADYELIGASPESNLKFDADTRQVQLYPIAGTRPRGATHELDIRNELDMRTDTKEVAEHTMLVDLARNDLARVAVPGTRRVADLLQVDRYSRVMHLVSRVVAELHPDFDAIDAYRACMNMGTLTGAPKLRAMELVRNTEKKRRGSYGGAVGYLRGDGSMDNCIVIRSAYIKNNTAIVQAGAGVVRDSVPQSEADETLHKAYAVLHAIAAADNATLEVIR; via the coding sequence ATGACCGGATTTCATACCGCATCACGGCAGCTGCCGTACATCACCGATGCAGCCGCACTCTTTGATGCTCTAGCAACCAAACATGATTCAATGCTGCTGGAATCAGCAGATATTGAATCCAAGAAGAACGTGCAGTGCCTGGCCGTTGTAGATGCGGCTCTCAAAGTCACCTGCCACGGCCAACGCGTCGTAACCACGGTGCTCTCTGACACCGGGGAAGCCATGCTTCGACGCCTTGAAGAGCAGTTAGCCGAATTCGTCGTCGCGCCAGGGGAGTTCGAATTTTCTCCTTCCACCGACAGTGACGAACGACGTCGCCTGAAAGCCATTTCTAATGCCGAGGTGCTGCGCAAGCTTCAGCTTGATGCAGGCTACTCACACGAAATGCTTCCTTTCCTAGGCGGCGGCTTTGCTTATGACTATCTTGATACTTTTGAGGTTCTGCCGAAGGTGAGCGAGGGCGAAAACGACTACCCAGATTACGAGTTTGTTGTCGCCCAGACCCTGCTGCATGTAGACCACCTCAACCACGAGATTGTGCTGCACGGGGTAGACGTCGATGAATCGGAGCTGCATGCCCGCCTCGACGCACACCTTGCTAAGGCACAAGCGCTAGCCAATACTTCCACCAAGGCGGCCTCTGAAACCAGCACGGATGCCAAGTCCGTCACGGTTACCGCGGATATCTTGGACAAGGACTTCCGCAAGCACGTGGTGGAACTGCAAAACAACATCTACGAGGGCGATATTTACCAGGTTGTCCCGGCACGTTCTTTCAGCATGGAGTGCCCGGATGCCTTCGCGGCGTACCGCAAGCTGCGGGAGACTAACCCGTCTCCGTATATGTTTTATATCCGCGGTGCCGATTATGAGCTCATCGGCGCATCGCCAGAATCCAACCTGAAATTTGATGCTGATACACGCCAAGTGCAGCTCTATCCCATCGCTGGTACGCGACCACGTGGTGCAACGCATGAATTAGATATCCGCAATGAGTTGGATATGCGGACCGATACCAAGGAAGTCGCCGAGCACACCATGCTGGTGGATCTCGCGCGCAATGACTTAGCCCGCGTCGCAGTTCCGGGCACCCGCCGTGTTGCAGACCTGTTGCAGGTAGACCGGTACTCCCGCGTCATGCACTTGGTCTCCCGCGTGGTAGCGGAGCTACACCCAGACTTTGACGCAATCGATGCTTACCGCGCGTGTATGAATATGGGCACGCTCACCGGTGCGCCGAAGCTACGCGCGATGGAGCTGGTGCGCAATACCGAGAAAAAGCGCCGCGGCTCCTACGGCGGGGCAGTGGGGTATCTGCGCGGGGATGGCTCCATGGATAACTGCATTGTCATCCGTTCCGCGTACATCAAAAACAACACAGCGATTGTGCAGGCCGGCGCGGGCGTGGTCCGCGATTCTGTCCCACAGTCTGAAGCCGATGAAACTTTACACAAGGCATACGCGGTATTGCACGCGATTGCCGCCGCCGACAACGCCACCCTGGAGGTCATCCGATGA
- a CDS encoding ABC transporter substrate-binding protein: MTHIRFSTPSRGKAVLAAVSAAALVLAGCSTESGDSAADGEGGADSYSIGINQLVQHPALDASAAGFKAAFEDAGVDVEWDEQNANGEQGTAVTIAQQMANADHDLYLAIATPAAQAMAQSIKDAPLLFTAVTDPEAAELVESNDAPGANVTGTSDIAPIEDQVDLLKELVPDVKTIGVVYASGEVNSQVQVDELTSVAGESDMDVTSQTVTSVTEIPQAVQALGDVDALYVPTDNMVVSGISSLINVANDEQIPVIGAEAGTVEGGAAATLGIDYEQLGRQTGEMALRILQDGEDPASTPVESAKEFTYVVNPEAAEAQGIEIPEAIMEEAETV, encoded by the coding sequence ATGACCCACATTCGTTTCTCTACACCTTCTCGCGGTAAAGCGGTGCTTGCCGCGGTATCGGCAGCGGCTTTAGTGTTGGCGGGCTGTTCAACGGAAAGCGGCGACAGCGCTGCTGATGGTGAAGGCGGCGCCGATAGCTACTCCATCGGCATCAACCAACTTGTCCAGCACCCAGCATTGGATGCCAGTGCGGCGGGTTTCAAAGCGGCGTTTGAAGATGCCGGCGTGGACGTGGAATGGGATGAACAAAACGCCAATGGTGAGCAGGGAACGGCGGTGACCATCGCCCAGCAAATGGCCAATGCCGATCATGACCTCTACTTGGCTATTGCCACCCCAGCGGCGCAGGCCATGGCGCAGTCCATTAAGGACGCTCCTCTCCTATTTACTGCCGTCACGGACCCGGAAGCCGCGGAACTGGTGGAGTCGAATGACGCGCCAGGTGCCAATGTCACCGGTACTTCTGATATCGCCCCGATTGAGGATCAGGTGGATTTGCTCAAGGAGCTGGTACCGGATGTCAAGACCATTGGTGTGGTCTATGCCTCGGGCGAGGTCAACTCCCAGGTCCAAGTTGATGAGCTGACGTCTGTGGCTGGTGAGTCCGACATGGATGTCACCAGCCAGACCGTTACCTCTGTCACAGAGATTCCGCAGGCAGTGCAAGCGCTTGGCGATGTCGACGCGCTCTATGTGCCCACAGACAACATGGTGGTCTCCGGCATTTCCTCGTTGATCAACGTGGCTAATGACGAGCAGATTCCTGTTATCGGCGCTGAGGCCGGCACCGTCGAAGGCGGTGCGGCAGCAACCTTGGGCATTGACTACGAACAACTCGGCCGCCAGACCGGTGAGATGGCGCTACGCATCCTTCAAGATGGTGAAGACCCTGCCTCCACGCCGGTTGAAAGCGCGAAGGAATTTACCTACGTGGTCAACCCAGAGGCAGCTGAGGCCCAGGGTATTGAGATCCCAGAGGCGATTATGGAAGAAGCTGAGACCGTATGA
- a CDS encoding alpha-keto acid decarboxylase family protein has product MRTTVGEFIINRLKELGIKHIIGVPGDFNLSFIEQINEADDIEFVGACNELNAAYAADGYGRQSGVGALLTTYGVGELSALNGIAGARAEHVPMVSLAGSPPLYSTEYRWNLHHSLADGDFENMLEAIVPFTGAAVRVTPMNVVEEMDRALHICLREKRPVHIQIPSDITHLEIEAPDEPLSTQLPGSDAERLEAAVTRVLERIAEAKNPVFLFDQDTDRHGFTEKFRTLVDKLQIPYSQLTSGKGVLSERDGLFLGSYNGKASAPGVQEIVESSDLLFTTNPRFIEVNSGSFTHHLPDEAIINLGDQHVNVGGEFFVGINTLELLDALIARTKTSRKKKKEPFVYGDWDVDAQAPLTHARMWPRFIRFLEDDDTVIAEAGTSHIGLTPERLPQGARYINSPIWGAIGFTLPALLGSMLANRQRRHVLFIGDGSFQLTAQELSTILREDLKPIIVLVNNQGYTIERYILGMNEKYNDIANWQYAELPKVFVPDTTMVSYQARTEGELEDALEKINATDAGAFLEVHLDAEDAPAGLKAFGPMTADFDFGPRGPRNP; this is encoded by the coding sequence ATGCGCACTACCGTGGGCGAATTTATTATCAACCGGTTGAAAGAACTGGGCATCAAGCACATCATCGGCGTGCCGGGTGATTTCAATTTGAGCTTTATTGAGCAGATCAATGAGGCCGACGACATTGAATTTGTGGGAGCTTGTAATGAGCTCAACGCCGCCTATGCTGCTGATGGCTATGGCCGGCAGTCTGGGGTGGGCGCATTGCTGACCACCTATGGCGTGGGTGAGCTGTCTGCTTTAAACGGCATTGCCGGCGCGCGCGCTGAGCACGTGCCCATGGTGTCTTTGGCAGGCTCTCCCCCGCTGTACTCCACGGAATACCGGTGGAACCTGCACCACTCGTTGGCTGATGGTGACTTTGAAAACATGCTTGAAGCCATCGTGCCCTTTACGGGTGCTGCGGTGCGCGTGACTCCGATGAATGTGGTCGAAGAGATGGATCGCGCCTTGCACATTTGCCTGCGCGAAAAGCGTCCGGTGCACATCCAGATCCCTTCTGATATCACGCACTTGGAAATTGAAGCACCGGATGAGCCATTGAGCACGCAGCTTCCCGGATCGGATGCCGAGCGCCTCGAAGCGGCTGTAACGCGCGTGCTGGAGCGTATCGCGGAGGCAAAGAATCCGGTTTTCCTTTTTGATCAAGACACCGACCGCCATGGCTTTACGGAGAAATTCCGCACCCTGGTGGATAAGCTGCAGATTCCCTATTCGCAGCTAACCTCCGGCAAGGGCGTGCTCTCCGAGCGCGATGGGCTATTCCTCGGCTCCTATAACGGCAAGGCATCCGCGCCGGGAGTCCAAGAAATTGTGGAATCTTCTGACCTGCTCTTTACCACCAACCCCCGCTTTATCGAGGTCAACTCCGGATCTTTTACCCACCACCTGCCGGATGAGGCAATCATCAACTTAGGTGACCAGCACGTCAACGTCGGCGGAGAGTTCTTCGTCGGCATTAATACGCTGGAGCTTCTCGATGCCCTCATCGCCCGCACCAAGACTTCCCGCAAGAAGAAAAAGGAACCATTTGTCTACGGCGACTGGGACGTTGATGCCCAAGCACCATTGACCCATGCACGCATGTGGCCACGGTTTATCCGCTTTTTGGAAGATGATGACACGGTCATCGCTGAAGCGGGTACTTCTCACATCGGCCTGACCCCGGAGCGTTTGCCGCAGGGTGCGCGTTATATCAACTCCCCTATCTGGGGCGCGATTGGCTTTACCCTGCCTGCGCTTTTGGGCAGCATGCTAGCTAACCGTCAGCGCCGCCATGTGCTCTTTATTGGCGACGGATCCTTCCAGCTCACTGCGCAAGAGCTCTCCACCATCCTGCGAGAAGATCTCAAGCCCATCATTGTCCTAGTCAACAACCAGGGCTACACCATCGAGCGCTACATCCTGGGCATGAATGAAAAGTACAACGATATCGCGAACTGGCAGTACGCAGAGCTGCCCAAGGTATTCGTCCCCGATACCACCATGGTTTCCTACCAAGCGCGTACCGAAGGTGAGCTAGAAGACGCGCTGGAGAAGATCAACGCCACGGATGCAGGCGCTTTCCTCGAGGTTCATTTGGACGCCGAAGATGCACCTGCGGGACTTAAGGCCTTTGGCCCTATGACCGCTGACTTCGACTTCGGCCCACGCGGTCCTCGCAATCCATAA
- a CDS encoding PucR family transcriptional regulator → MEPSPMEQPHSAQPRAAQLGQIQSLVDELASVLQRSVQVDTPAFYAFCSSPQYGEVDNARVFNVLHREPNPEPIPWLVENGVQDSREPVRLPAHEEFDLLPRLCVPLWEGERLCGHIWVIDSPSLNRSDLETITAYRQPIIDLMAVRDEAIVRRVAEMRELTRDVTLGLDGSVAQAVDNNLLPRRGVIRVHQLTIREATQSSDTAISTFDKAPPKTSTDAPADAPGDAPADAPERLMLELLRFRRRSPFLVTDTHDGLTIIERPENQEASQSLFDALQAAAVAVGAHIVSRGTSTMNELSGARNSARRAMFMATVAALQGIPSLAWEEAGAWRLLLGWELTPATVNALSPAASTLLAEGSRSLWTTVLEYLDNARNVTATAEKLFIHRATLHYRLEKVRSIVAEGVLDDGWECTCLHAALRLHAVLEKS, encoded by the coding sequence ATGGAACCTTCACCGATGGAGCAGCCTCACAGTGCACAGCCACGAGCAGCGCAGTTAGGCCAGATTCAATCACTCGTGGATGAGCTGGCCAGCGTCCTGCAGCGCTCAGTCCAGGTTGATACCCCGGCCTTCTATGCCTTTTGCTCCAGCCCGCAATACGGCGAAGTGGACAATGCACGTGTCTTTAACGTCCTTCACCGTGAGCCCAACCCCGAGCCCATCCCGTGGCTGGTAGAAAACGGCGTCCAGGATTCCCGCGAACCTGTGCGTCTTCCCGCGCATGAAGAATTCGATCTCCTCCCGCGCCTGTGCGTTCCATTGTGGGAAGGGGAGCGGCTGTGCGGACACATTTGGGTTATTGACTCACCGAGTTTGAACCGCTCCGACTTGGAGACCATCACCGCGTACCGCCAACCGATTATCGATCTCATGGCCGTGCGCGATGAAGCAATCGTACGACGCGTAGCCGAAATGCGCGAGCTAACCCGCGATGTCACCTTGGGCCTCGACGGCTCGGTCGCGCAGGCGGTGGACAATAATTTACTTCCACGCCGCGGTGTCATTCGCGTCCATCAGCTCACCATCCGCGAGGCCACGCAGTCATCGGACACCGCAATCAGTACCTTCGACAAGGCACCACCCAAAACGTCGACGGATGCTCCGGCCGATGCGCCAGGTGACGCTCCAGCAGATGCTCCAGAACGATTAATGCTGGAGCTCTTGCGCTTTCGGCGCCGCAGCCCGTTCCTCGTTACTGACACCCACGACGGGCTGACCATCATTGAACGTCCGGAGAACCAGGAAGCGTCGCAGTCGCTTTTCGATGCCCTCCAGGCCGCCGCCGTCGCCGTCGGCGCCCACATTGTTTCACGTGGAACATCGACAATGAACGAGCTGAGTGGTGCTCGCAATTCCGCCCGGCGCGCGATGTTCATGGCGACGGTGGCGGCGCTGCAAGGGATTCCGTCGCTGGCGTGGGAAGAAGCTGGCGCATGGCGCCTGCTGCTGGGATGGGAACTTACCCCAGCGACCGTCAACGCATTATCACCCGCGGCGAGCACGTTGCTAGCAGAAGGCTCGCGCTCGTTATGGACGACCGTGCTGGAGTATCTAGACAATGCCCGCAATGTCACCGCAACCGCAGAAAAGCTCTTTATCCACCGGGCCACCTTGCACTACCGTCTAGAAAAGGTGCGGTCTATCGTGGCCGAAGGCGTGCTCGATGACGGCTGGGAGTGCACGTGCCTGCATGCTGCTTTGCGCCTGCACGCTGTGTTGGAGAAGAGCTGA